In Trifolium pratense cultivar HEN17-A07 linkage group LG7, ARS_RC_1.1, whole genome shotgun sequence, a genomic segment contains:
- the LOC123899541 gene encoding transcription factor bHLH123-like isoform X1: protein MSEEQFQASGNWWETPARNMRYESIEQQQQQQQSSSFGGWQQQQQQQQHQHHDTMSASGSSSVVFHDTTQKLQPSDSSTSNNDSNLHMMGLGLSSQTIDWNQASLLRGEKASEGSFRSMLQENLNTSSTNFEQETGGVGVGVGVGLSHQVNWRSQEKLFTNESSSNEFKQVNRGFSLDQTQFSPQYSSGDSNMISQMDSSALYVNTSILQGLLGNETNQIQPQHGNNSFENRSMNFPYSTTSYGLSTNELMPSWSKLPHQKQQPNNQLHFTNNAPFWNANSETTIKDASSSFLPPFSTPNFSAQTKNISEGRDSSSVVKKSGSEPAPKRSRNETPSPLPAFKVRKEKMGDRITALQQLVSPFGKTDTASVLSEAIEYIKFLHEQVTVLSTPYMKSGAPIQHQQSSGKSKEAEGPKQDLRSRGLCLVPVSSTFPMTHEPTVEYWTPTFGGTFR from the exons ATGTCTGAAGAACAATTTCAAGCAAGTGGAAATTGGTGGGAGACTCCAGCTAGAAACATGAGATATGAAAGtattgaacaacaacaacaacaacaacaatcttctTCCTTTGGTGGTtggcaacaacaacaacaacaacaacaacatcaacatcatGATACTATGTCTGCTTCAGGTAGTTCCTCAGTGGTTTTCCATGATACTACTCAAAAGCTTCAACCTTCAGATTCTTCAACATCAAATAATGATTCCAACTTGCATATGATGGGTTTAGGACTTTCATCTCAAACCATTGATTGGAATCAAGCATCTTTACT AAGAGGTGAGAAAGCTTCAGAGGGAAGTTTCAGGTCTATGTTGCAAGAGAATTTGAACACATCAAGTACAAATTTTGAGCAAGAAACCGGTGGAGTTGGAGTTGGAGTCGGAGTTGGATTATCTCATCAAGTTAATTGGAGATCACAAGAAAAATTATTCACAAATGAATCTTCAAGCAATGAATTCAAGCAAGTGAATAGAGGTTTCTCTTTAGATCAAACACAATTTAGTCCTCAATATAGCTCTGGTGATAGTAACATGATAAGCCAAATGGATTCTTCAGCTTTATATGTTAACACTTCAATTTTACAAGGACTTTTAGGAAATGAAACTAATCAAATTCAACCTCAACATGGTAATAATTCATTTGAGAATAGATCAATGAATTTTCCATACTCAACAACAAGCTATGGTTTGAGTACAAATGAGTTAATGCCTTCTTGGTCTAAATTACCTCATCAAAAACAGCAACCAAATAATCAATTGCATTTTACCAACAATGCTCCTTTTTGGAATGCTAATTCAGAGACTACTATTAAGGATGCTTCATCTAGCTTCTTGCCCCCATTTTCCACACCAAATTTTAGTGCGCAAACAAAG AATATATCTGAAGGTAGGGACTCAAGTAGTGTGGTTAAAAAAAGTGGGAGTGAGCCTGCACCTAAAAGGTCCAGAAATGAAACCCCATCACCTTTGCCAGCTTTTAAG GTAAGAAAAGAGAAGATGGGTGACAGAATCACTGCTCTCCAACAATTGGTTTCACCTTTCGGAAAG ACTGATACAGCCTCAGTGCTCTCTGAAGCAATTGAATATATCAAGTTTCTCCATGAACAAGTGACT GTTTTAAGCACCCCATATATGAAAAGTGGAGCTCCAATACAACATCAACAG AGTTCTGGTAAATCTAAAGAAGCAGAGGGTCCAAAGCAGGATCTTAGAAGCAGAGGATTATGCTTAGTACCTGTTTCTAGTACATTTCCAATGACTCATGAGCCCACAGTTGAATATTGGACACCAACATTTGGAGGAACTTTCAGATAA
- the LOC123899541 gene encoding transcription factor bHLH123-like isoform X2, whose protein sequence is MSEEQFQASGNWWETPARNMRYESIEQQQQQQQSSSFGGWQQQQQQQQHQHHDTMSASGSSSVVFHDTTQKLQPSDSSTSNNDSNLHMMGLGLSSQTIDWNQASLLGEKASEGSFRSMLQENLNTSSTNFEQETGGVGVGVGVGLSHQVNWRSQEKLFTNESSSNEFKQVNRGFSLDQTQFSPQYSSGDSNMISQMDSSALYVNTSILQGLLGNETNQIQPQHGNNSFENRSMNFPYSTTSYGLSTNELMPSWSKLPHQKQQPNNQLHFTNNAPFWNANSETTIKDASSSFLPPFSTPNFSAQTKNISEGRDSSSVVKKSGSEPAPKRSRNETPSPLPAFKVRKEKMGDRITALQQLVSPFGKTDTASVLSEAIEYIKFLHEQVTVLSTPYMKSGAPIQHQQSSGKSKEAEGPKQDLRSRGLCLVPVSSTFPMTHEPTVEYWTPTFGGTFR, encoded by the exons ATGTCTGAAGAACAATTTCAAGCAAGTGGAAATTGGTGGGAGACTCCAGCTAGAAACATGAGATATGAAAGtattgaacaacaacaacaacaacaacaatcttctTCCTTTGGTGGTtggcaacaacaacaacaacaacaacaacatcaacatcatGATACTATGTCTGCTTCAGGTAGTTCCTCAGTGGTTTTCCATGATACTACTCAAAAGCTTCAACCTTCAGATTCTTCAACATCAAATAATGATTCCAACTTGCATATGATGGGTTTAGGACTTTCATCTCAAACCATTGATTGGAATCAAGCATCTTTACT AGGTGAGAAAGCTTCAGAGGGAAGTTTCAGGTCTATGTTGCAAGAGAATTTGAACACATCAAGTACAAATTTTGAGCAAGAAACCGGTGGAGTTGGAGTTGGAGTCGGAGTTGGATTATCTCATCAAGTTAATTGGAGATCACAAGAAAAATTATTCACAAATGAATCTTCAAGCAATGAATTCAAGCAAGTGAATAGAGGTTTCTCTTTAGATCAAACACAATTTAGTCCTCAATATAGCTCTGGTGATAGTAACATGATAAGCCAAATGGATTCTTCAGCTTTATATGTTAACACTTCAATTTTACAAGGACTTTTAGGAAATGAAACTAATCAAATTCAACCTCAACATGGTAATAATTCATTTGAGAATAGATCAATGAATTTTCCATACTCAACAACAAGCTATGGTTTGAGTACAAATGAGTTAATGCCTTCTTGGTCTAAATTACCTCATCAAAAACAGCAACCAAATAATCAATTGCATTTTACCAACAATGCTCCTTTTTGGAATGCTAATTCAGAGACTACTATTAAGGATGCTTCATCTAGCTTCTTGCCCCCATTTTCCACACCAAATTTTAGTGCGCAAACAAAG AATATATCTGAAGGTAGGGACTCAAGTAGTGTGGTTAAAAAAAGTGGGAGTGAGCCTGCACCTAAAAGGTCCAGAAATGAAACCCCATCACCTTTGCCAGCTTTTAAG GTAAGAAAAGAGAAGATGGGTGACAGAATCACTGCTCTCCAACAATTGGTTTCACCTTTCGGAAAG ACTGATACAGCCTCAGTGCTCTCTGAAGCAATTGAATATATCAAGTTTCTCCATGAACAAGTGACT GTTTTAAGCACCCCATATATGAAAAGTGGAGCTCCAATACAACATCAACAG AGTTCTGGTAAATCTAAAGAAGCAGAGGGTCCAAAGCAGGATCTTAGAAGCAGAGGATTATGCTTAGTACCTGTTTCTAGTACATTTCCAATGACTCATGAGCCCACAGTTGAATATTGGACACCAACATTTGGAGGAACTTTCAGATAA